The segment GGCTGATTTCAATGCTGCTTACGAAAGATTTAAGCTAAGGTTCCCTTCAGCTTACACGTATGTGGAGGAGAAAACTGAAAAAGACAAATGGGCAAGGGTTTTTTTCCCACGTGACAGGTACAACTTGGACACAAGCAACAGCGTGGAATCAATGAACAAAGTGTTTAGAGAGGCAAGGAGGTGGGCCTTGATACCAATGCTGGATTGTATCATTAGGACATTCTCTGATTGGTTTAATCAACGTCGGAAGGATGCTGTTTCACAATCATTGGGTACCATGCTAGTGCCTCTGGTTGAGAACTACTTGCACGATCTATGGGTTCTTGCGCGAACGCTACCTGTGCGGGAGCTTAATAGTTATGAGCTAGAGTACGAGGTCAAGGATAGTCATGGGAAGATGTTTTTGACGAACTTGATTGCCAAAACTTGTACTTGCAAGgtgtgggattatgaaaagatTCCTTGTCTGCACGGACTGGCTGCTTATATCTATTACACTAATGAGGTGGATAATGGGGGTGGTAGGAGCCGTGATATCAACATAGTATATCATGAGTTGTGCTCAAAATACTATTGGACGGAACTGTGGGCATTGGCGTATTGCAGGACAATTTATGCTGTGCCAGACATGTCTGTATGGGAAGTCCCGGATCACATCAGGGAGCTGAAGATCATACCTCCGGATCCTATCAAGCGGAAGGGAAGGAAAAGAGTTAATAGACTTCCATCTGGTGGAGAACGCCGTAGGAGGACACAGAACAAAAAGCGGCCTAGGCAAAATTTTGGTTTCAATTGGCTGTTATTTGGAAATGGTTCAAGCCCTTCAGAGCAGAACACGGCCTAACCACAACTTGTTACTctgtaatttgtattttttttggaaaactctGGAAAACTATTTTATCATCTTTGTAAAACTGCATTGTGTTTCGAGTGTGACATTATTATTATGTAGATGGAAACTTGATTCGTTATGACATTTACTATTATGATTACTCTAGTCTGACTAATAATTCaattaaacatgtttttttcaaaactttctcaaaattatgaaaactctTACTATCTCCATAATAAACCTTATAGTTTCACTCACACTTTGTGAATGAAGAACATGTCACAAAAGAGATTATCAGGTAATGTTTGTTTCCCAAATATTTGTGCAGTGAACAAGATAAATATCATGTTCAAGTACTAAAATCGAAAGTAAAACAAGAAAACCAAACTGAAAGCACTGGTAACACTGAATAAATTATAAACCACAGAAAGTACAACTATGAGCAAATCTCGTAAAACTAGTATCTTATGTAAAACTAAGAACAAATTTCGGGGAGGGAAATGAAATTACATTGGCGCCAAAACATATGagggaaaataattattttaattattttaactattttcattttttttctctattttcttcCATTTCCCCTCTATGTCACgtcccatctctctctctctccactccATCCCTCTACTTCTCTCCCTCCTCCCCCTTCTTTACCgagccatctctctctctctctctctctccactccACTCCATCCCTCATTCCTCTCTCTCGATCTCTTTCGGTTTCTCCCATTTCTCTCTGACAGTAATAACTGAAGCATGACTCATCCCGACGAGGAGTACAGTCACATGAAGGCCTTGAAGAGACACAACGACATGCTTGGTTTCGTGGCTGATGCGCAGTACGGCGTCCCGACCAAGTGCCCGTGTGGTGGAGGTATCATTCCCGAGGTATCTCCGTGTAACAAGTTTCCCAATGATTTTGATACGCAACCTGGAAGGAGGTACTTCACCTGCAAAAACTTTGAGGTAATTTTCATGTTGTGCAAAACTGGTAAAACTTGTATAACTAGAACTTGCTAAGCAGGTAAAACTTGCATAACTTGCtaggaaaactaggaaaactaggaaaactaggaaaactagaaaaaactaggaaaactagaaaaactagaaaaaactagaaaaaactagaaaaaactagaaaaactagaaaactaggaaactggTAAAACTGGAAACTTGAAAAACTTGTATAACTTGTGATAAAACTTGTGCAGAATAATGGTCTCCACTTTCGTACGCCGTGGGTGATCGCGATTCAGGACGAGGTTACTAAGTTAGTAGACCGTGTCAAAGAGATGGCTGAGGAGATTGATCGCCTCAAGGCTCAGCTTTACCAACTCCACCGTCCATGATCCCATCTTGTTGCTctaagttgttgttgttctaagttgttgttgttctatGTCTTATGATGGTACTTTGATCCATGTTGCTACTTTCCTTCTCTATGTGTGTGTCTTATGACTCTATGTGTGTGTCTTATGACTTAAACTATCTATctaatgtttatgttttttgtgGTTTACTTCTCTATGCGTGTGTCTTGTgacattatactaaaataacaagtttgcaacatcaaaccaaaatcaagaaaatgatTAACTAAAAGTCGAAAAATGATTAACTAAAGTCACAGACCAAATCTATATTATCATTCAGGACGTGAAAATGATTAACCAAAAGTCGAAACTCTATATAACTAATTGACATGAAAATGATTAACTAAAAGTTTGCAACATCAAACCGAAATAACAAGTTCAAAGTACcatcaaatcaaaataacaagTTGAAAGTACCAAAAAGCAAACATATAAAAGACACACAAAATAAGTTCAAAGCACAAGACATTGTGCTCTTAAGATCAAGTCACAACCAACATAGACGCGTCCCCAACTAGAACACATGATCTTCCTAGTTCACCCGGGAGGAAGAAGCAATGTCACCTGCAGATTTAAGACACTCCTTACTTGGAGAACAGACACACATCAATGGCAAAGTGTTCCCATCTCCAACCACATTGAAGACAAAGCTGTCTCCAATGTGGCATTTGTTTTCAGCACAGAACTTTCTCCACCCTTTGATGTAGTAGAAGC is part of the Brassica rapa cultivar Chiifu-401-42 chromosome A09, CAAS_Brap_v3.01, whole genome shotgun sequence genome and harbors:
- the LOC117128485 gene encoding uncharacterized protein LOC117128485; this translates as MTHPDEEYSHMKALKRHNDMLGFVADAQYGVPTKCPCGGGIIPEVSPCNKFPNDFDTQPGRRYFTCKNFENNGLHFRTPWVIAIQDEVTKLVDRVKEMAEEIDRLKAQLYQLHRP